The genomic region AATATTTCATTATCAGCTTTTTAATTTAAAATTATGGACTACACAATCGCATTGCCGTCAAAACCGAAGATTGTTTTTGAAGAAGGCAACAAAGGCGTTTACGAGATAAGCGGGCTTTACGCCGGCTACGGACACACTTTGGGCAACTCATTAAGGCGAATAATACTCTCGTCCATCCCCGGCGCCGCCGTCACTACCGTCAAAATAGACGGCGTTTCCCACGAATTTTCCAAAATAACCGGCGTTAAAGAAGATGTTATCACCATCCTGCTCGCCCTTAAAAAATTAAGGTTTAAAATGAACACCGACGAAGCCCAGACCGCCAAAATATCGGTCAACGGAGCCAAAACGGTGACGGGCAAAGACATAGACCTCCCGTCGCAGATTGAGATTATGAACGAAGATGAACACATCGCGACTTTGACCGCCAAGGATTCCAAGCTGGATATTGAGATAACGATAGAGAAAGGGCTGGGATATGTTTCCCGCGACGAATTGCGCAAAGACAAAGTGGATATAGGCACCATAGTTTTGGACGCTGTCTTCACCCCGATCAGAAAAGTCAATTACGAAGTGGAGAATATGCGCGTCGGCGACAGGACTGATTACAACAAACTGCGTATTTCCATAGAAACCGACAGCTCCATCGCTCCGGCGGAAGCTCTGCAGAAATCAGTGGGGATAATGATAAATCATCTCAAGGCGATAGCCGATTTCCAGGAGGAAGAGGAGGTGAAGGAAGAAAAAGTCGCGGCTAAAGAAGAAGCCGCCAGCGAAGAGGAAGCAGCCGCTCCGGAAGAGGAAGACAAAGAAGTTCTTAAAACGAGAGTGGAAGATCTGGAACTTTCTTCCAGAACGATGAACATTCTTACCGAAGCCGGAATCAGGACGCTGGGCGGATTGGCCAGGAAGAAGGAGACGGATCTGCTGGAACTTGAAGGAGTGGGCAAAAAAATGATACAAGAGATAAGAAGGGCTTTGGGAAACTTCGGAATAACGTTAAAGTAATGGCTTGGCCTGAATTTTACGAGTTTTGCGAAGTAAAATTCAGTCGCCAAACATTACCCCGCACATAATTTATTAATATAGTTGCGTTGCGGGTAAAACAAAATTGGCATGCGTCACCACGATAAAAATAGAAAATTCGGCAGAGAGAGAAATCAGAGAAAAGCGCTGATGCGCTCTTTGGTCGTGGGGCTGGTAAGCAGCGAGAAGGTGAAGACGACCGAGGCCAAAGCCAAAGAATTAAGGCCGCTGGTGGAGAAACTGGTCACCAAGGCCAAAATCGGAACCTTACATCAGAAAAAATTGCTGGTTTCCAAAATAGGCGCGGAATCCGCCAAAAAGCTGATTGAGAAAATCGCCCCCAAATACGCCGAAAGAAAGGGTGGCTACACCAGAATAATCAAAACCCCGCAAAGAAAGAGCGACGGCAGCGCCATGGCCATTATAGAATTCGTATAATAAAAAAATGAAAGAATACACAATAGACGCGAAAAACAGAAGTTTGGGAAGAGTCGCCTCGGAAGCGGCTTCCATTTTGCGCGGCAAAAACGATCCGGGGATAAAGGAGAATCGCGCTCCGGAAATAGTCTTGAACGTGGTAAACCTGGACCAGGTTAAGATAACCGGGCAAAAAACCAAACAGAAAAATTATTCCAGATATTCCGGTTATCCGGGCGGTTTGTCTTATCTGGGCATGGAAAAAGCGCTTAAAGAAAAAGGCGTGGAATACGTTTTCAGAAAAGCCGTGTTGGGCATGCTGCCGAAAAACAAACTACAGAGAGTGATGATTAATAATTTGGTTGTAAAAAACGCTTAAACCAAGATGGAACAAAAAACCAAAAAAGCCGAAGCGCATAAATACGTTGAAGCCGTCGGAAGAAGAAAAACTTCCGTGGCCAGAGTCAGGCTTTACAGCAAAGCCGAAGGGGGAATGACCGTCAACGACAAGAAAATGGACGAATATTTCCCCACGGAAGAGACGAAGAAAATCGCCGAAGAAGCGATAAAGAAAATAAATTTTCCCGGCAAACTTAAGGTGACGGCCAGAGTTTCCGGCGGGGGTATCCACTCCCAGGCCGAGGCTGTAAGGCACGGCATAAGCCGGGCGCTGCTGAAATTGGATGCCGGCTTCAGAAAGGAATTAAAAATCGCCGGATTCCTCACCCGCGATCCGAGAATGAAAGAACGTCGCAAATTCGGCCTCAAAAAAGCCAGAAAAGCCCCACAGTGGAGCAATCAAAAAAGCCAGAAAAGCCCCACAGTGGAGCAAACGCTAGTCTGCGACAATCAAATATAACATATCGCAACAATCAAAAAATCCTTGTTTTTCAAGGGTTTTTTGATTGTTGGCGGGGGTAAGACGCCAAAGCCGCTTGACAAAATGTTTATGTATGCTATGCTGTGATTAGATTTGATAGATTTTGGCTTGAATATACACCCTTGACAAAATATTTATATCGTGTATAATTAAGTCAGAAAATCAAATAGAACATTGAATTTTAAAGAGTTTTGTAGTGATGT from Candidatus Paceibacter sp. harbors:
- the rplQ gene encoding 50S ribosomal protein L17: MRHHDKNRKFGRERNQRKALMRSLVVGLVSSEKVKTTEAKAKELRPLVEKLVTKAKIGTLHQKKLLVSKIGAESAKKLIEKIAPKYAERKGGYTRIIKTPQRKSDGSAMAIIEFV
- a CDS encoding DNA-directed RNA polymerase subunit alpha; translated protein: MDYTIALPSKPKIVFEEGNKGVYEISGLYAGYGHTLGNSLRRIILSSIPGAAVTTVKIDGVSHEFSKITGVKEDVITILLALKKLRFKMNTDEAQTAKISVNGAKTVTGKDIDLPSQIEIMNEDEHIATLTAKDSKLDIEITIEKGLGYVSRDELRKDKVDIGTIVLDAVFTPIRKVNYEVENMRVGDRTDYNKLRISIETDSSIAPAEALQKSVGIMINHLKAIADFQEEEEVKEEKVAAKEEAASEEEAAAPEEEDKEVLKTRVEDLELSSRTMNILTEAGIRTLGGLARKKETDLLELEGVGKKMIQEIRRALGNFGITLK
- the rpsI gene encoding 30S ribosomal protein S9, which encodes MEQKTKKAEAHKYVEAVGRRKTSVARVRLYSKAEGGMTVNDKKMDEYFPTEETKKIAEEAIKKINFPGKLKVTARVSGGGIHSQAEAVRHGISRALLKLDAGFRKELKIAGFLTRDPRMKERRKFGLKKARKAPQWSNQKSQKSPTVEQTLVCDNQI
- the rplM gene encoding 50S ribosomal protein L13, which produces MKEYTIDAKNRSLGRVASEAASILRGKNDPGIKENRAPEIVLNVVNLDQVKITGQKTKQKNYSRYSGYPGGLSYLGMEKALKEKGVEYVFRKAVLGMLPKNKLQRVMINNLVVKNA